CAAATTGAAGAAGAGATTACCGCACCTTTAGTAGATAACACGCCGGAGATTAAACAGACATATTATACTTATATTCGTTCGGTTATCGAACAAAACAAAATATACCCTAGAAAAGCAAGACGTTTTAAGCATCAAGATGATGTTAAAATAAGCTTTTTAGTAAACTTTGACGGCAGTGCAGATGCACTTGAAATAATACAACCATCAAGATACAATACGCTTAATAAAGCCGTAGAAACAATGTTTAATAATTTAACTTTTGAACCACCGCCAAAAGAATTGGAATCTCCGATAAAAATAATTATTACAATTAATTTTAAATTAAAATAGGAAAAACAGATGAGTATACTAGAAATTTGGACTGAACACGATTGGGTTGTAAAAACCCTAATTATAGCTTTTTCCATAGTCATTTTAATGTCTCTTGAAAAAGTTTATCACTATATTTTATACTATAAACACAATAAACAATTAGATGAACTGACAAGTTTAAATGAGCTCGAAAATCTTGATGATGGTATGGTAAAAAAAACACTGCAGGACATTAAAGACTATCCACATGATTCAAGCTCATTTTTAAACTCTTACATAGGCGTTAAACTTGATTTATATGAACAATATATGATGAAATATGTATCTATAATAGGCGTTATAGCGGTTCTTAGTCCTATGCTTGGATTAATCGGTACATTTATAGGTGTATGGCATGTTTTTGAAGGCGTAGCGGATATCAGTCTAAGTGATCCTTCTATAATCGCAGGTGGTATTAAAGAGGTTATCGTCGATACTATGTCGGGACTTATCGTTGCCGTTGGTTCTATGATTTTATACAAAACATTTGAGTATATCAGTATGAAAAATGTTTCAAAATTTGAAGAGAAACTTTATAAGTTAGTTAAAGATGCGTAGAAACTCAAAAAGACCATCGGTAAATCTTGATATAGCACCCGTTAATCTTATAGATTTACTCCTTATTTTACTGATTTTTTTTATAACTACTACGACATTTTTACAGTTAAAGATGATTGATTTAAATATACCCGTATCTAGTTCTAAAAAAGTAGTTTACAAAAAAAATATAACTCATATTGTAAATATTACAAAAGATTGTAAATATTTTATAGATAAAAAAGCTGTACAAAAAGAGGAATTGGCAAAAGAATTAAACTCTATTTATAAATCAAATAAAAATTCTATTTTTCAAGTTGGGGCGGATAAAGAATCACCACATAGATGCTTTGTAGATATCTTAGATATTTTTTCTACTGAGGGGATAGGAAATATTTCTGTCTTAACTAAAAATAAAGAATAAGTCGTGTCTTTATACGACAGACTTATTCTCTAAAGTTTTACCGTAAATTATTTATGGCTTCTAATGTTGTATCCATCATCTTGTCAATCTCTTCATAAGAGATGATATACGGCGGCATA
The genomic region above belongs to Sulfurimonas lithotrophica and contains:
- a CDS encoding ExbD/TolR family protein, producing the protein MRRNSKRPSVNLDIAPVNLIDLLLILLIFFITTTTFLQLKMIDLNIPVSSSKKVVYKKNITHIVNITKDCKYFIDKKAVQKEELAKELNSIYKSNKNSIFQVGADKESPHRCFVDILDIFSTEGIGNISVLTKNKE
- a CDS encoding MotA/TolQ/ExbB proton channel family protein; translated protein: MSILEIWTEHDWVVKTLIIAFSIVILMSLEKVYHYILYYKHNKQLDELTSLNELENLDDGMVKKTLQDIKDYPHDSSSFLNSYIGVKLDLYEQYMMKYVSIIGVIAVLSPMLGLIGTFIGVWHVFEGVADISLSDPSIIAGGIKEVIVDTMSGLIVAVGSMILYKTFEYISMKNVSKFEEKLYKLVKDA
- a CDS encoding energy transducer TonB — its product is MIRLVIYFIIISLLIITPFKLPQKTNIEKTKLTSNSVKITLVNQAKPKPKPKSKPKPRPKPKKKPKIKPKIKPKPQPKPIPKPTLEPKPEPIKKIEPKPVKEVFEKEELLPQIEEEITAPLVDNTPEIKQTYYTYIRSVIEQNKIYPRKARRFKHQDDVKISFLVNFDGSADALEIIQPSRYNTLNKAVETMFNNLTFEPPPKELESPIKIIITINFKLK